From a single Fulvivirga ulvae genomic region:
- a CDS encoding TIGR00730 family Rossman fold protein, producing MNAKKTKLDNIKNIDDLTEEEKKIVRAFEEKDWNEIKSYDSWVIFKVMSEFVEGFEKLAKIGPCVTIFGSARTRDDHKYYKMAENIAAKLVRHGYGVISGGGPGIMEAANKGAKSEGGKSVGLNIILPFEQKGNEYIDPDKLITFDYFFVRKVMFTKYSQGFIVMPGGFGTLDELFEALTLIQTKKIGKFPIVLVGKEYWGGLIDWIKDTMLNAANNVHKEDLNLFKLVETEAEAVDAIDDFYSKYMLSPNF from the coding sequence ATGAATGCAAAAAAGACCAAACTGGATAATATAAAGAATATAGACGATCTTACCGAGGAGGAGAAAAAAATTGTCCGGGCTTTTGAAGAGAAGGATTGGAATGAAATTAAAAGCTATGATTCCTGGGTTATCTTTAAGGTCATGTCAGAGTTTGTGGAAGGCTTTGAAAAACTCGCAAAAATTGGTCCTTGTGTTACCATTTTTGGTTCGGCCAGGACCCGCGATGATCACAAGTATTACAAAATGGCCGAGAACATAGCAGCTAAACTGGTAAGACATGGCTATGGAGTTATTTCCGGTGGTGGGCCGGGAATTATGGAAGCTGCAAATAAAGGAGCCAAATCTGAGGGGGGAAAGTCTGTTGGGCTTAACATCATACTTCCTTTTGAGCAAAAAGGTAATGAATACATTGATCCTGATAAGCTCATAACATTTGATTACTTCTTTGTACGTAAGGTAATGTTCACCAAGTACTCTCAGGGCTTTATAGTAATGCCGGGTGGATTTGGCACCCTGGACGAACTTTTTGAAGCACTTACCCTGATACAGACTAAAAAGATTGGCAAATTTCCGATTGTGCTGGTTGGAAAAGAGTATTGGGGCGGACTTATCGACTGGATCAAGGATACCATGTTGAATGCCGCGAATAATGTACATAAAGAAGATCTTAACCTCTTTAAGTTGGTTGAAACTGAGGCGGAGGCGGTGGACGCCATAGATGACTTCTACTCTAAGTACATGCTATCCCCTAACTTCTAA
- a CDS encoding TonB-dependent receptor: MRKFSITFILFYVALTASVLAQKGYLRGKVIDGETGEALIGATVSRQGTTTGTVADFEGNYSLPLDAGTHTIVFQFVSYQTKTVENVEIVAGQVNTMDITLSTDVEQLAEVVVTAEVIKDSEAAILTLQKKSANVLDGMSSQTFRKIGDSNLSGAIKRVTGVSIQGGRYVYVRGLGDRYNRTTLNGMSIPGLDPDRNDVQIDLFPTSVLENVIVYKTFSPELAGDFTGGTVNVETKSFPEEKTTSVSLGFGYNPKMNLNGDFLSYEGGKTDLLGFDDGTRELPLDDPTSSFENPNIATNPGPTIDATKRLDPNMDAIRKNSFLNTSFSINHGNQLDKGNYKLGYGLVLNYQNQYEYYEDAEWGYYFKDANKDIYQLDAQRIRNGDLGRNDILWSSLLTGAIKTNRHEVGLTFFRTQNAVVEATSRISRDLEETGQTAYQDVLTYSQRSITSPSIYGKHNFNKISLEWNNTFTWARVYDPDYREALIAEVDQVGEDGQPLYSIDGGDGGRVSRFWRDMNENNESARIDATYEFRDNNKLKFGAAALLKWREFETYAFSLQNKGIVQNNPDYLLQEENIWNAQTEEGTYIQGGYEAANNYDARSAVYSAYGMGDIFLHSSVRAIFGLRVEQAYMNYTGQDNSGIIVYDDERTLDELNFLPSVNFVFSLTDDMNIRTSYGRTVARPSFREKSIAQILDPITGIRYSGNIDLEQTDVDNFDLRVENFFGRDQMIAVSGFYKKFSGHIEMVRFQTEPTEVTWRNIGGSQVYGIEIEGRKRLGFIEGLSAGTNVTLAASKVDMTEIVVLEDGVTGEITSEFESRVEQARTGEDVDEDRVMAGQAPFLINTYLNFSDEEGNTNFNLSYNVQGESLAVVGVGQVPDVYVKPFHSLNLNASRKIGASKKSQLTLRVDNILGDSKDQVWKNYKADEQIFTSFDTGRTFTIKYSYNF, encoded by the coding sequence ATGAGAAAATTTTCAATTACTTTTATCCTATTTTATGTCGCACTTACAGCATCTGTATTAGCTCAGAAGGGGTATTTGCGAGGTAAAGTAATCGATGGAGAAACGGGAGAGGCGCTTATTGGAGCCACTGTTTCCAGACAAGGAACAACCACTGGAACAGTTGCGGATTTTGAAGGCAATTATTCCTTGCCTTTAGATGCAGGTACACACACAATAGTTTTTCAGTTTGTTTCGTACCAAACTAAAACTGTTGAGAATGTAGAAATTGTAGCAGGTCAGGTTAATACAATGGATATTACTTTATCGACAGATGTTGAGCAACTTGCTGAGGTTGTGGTAACTGCAGAAGTAATTAAAGATTCAGAAGCAGCAATTCTCACCTTACAGAAGAAATCAGCTAATGTGCTGGATGGGATGTCATCACAAACATTTCGAAAAATTGGTGATAGTAATCTTTCTGGTGCCATTAAGCGTGTTACCGGAGTTTCTATACAAGGGGGAAGATACGTTTATGTAAGAGGTTTGGGAGACAGATATAACCGAACCACTTTAAATGGCATGAGCATACCTGGTTTGGACCCCGATAGAAATGACGTTCAGATAGACTTGTTCCCAACTAGTGTTCTTGAAAATGTTATTGTATATAAAACTTTTTCACCGGAGCTTGCCGGAGACTTTACAGGAGGTACTGTGAATGTTGAAACCAAAAGTTTTCCTGAGGAAAAAACAACTTCAGTTTCACTAGGCTTTGGGTATAACCCAAAAATGAATTTAAACGGAGACTTCTTGTCATACGAAGGGGGAAAAACCGATTTACTTGGCTTTGACGATGGAACCAGAGAGTTACCACTCGATGATCCGACATCATCTTTTGAAAACCCTAATATTGCTACTAATCCGGGGCCAACCATTGATGCAACCAAACGTCTGGATCCTAATATGGATGCTATCAGAAAAAATAGCTTTTTGAATACGAGCTTTTCAATTAATCATGGAAATCAGCTTGATAAGGGAAATTATAAACTAGGATATGGACTGGTGCTTAACTATCAAAACCAGTATGAATATTATGAAGATGCTGAATGGGGGTATTATTTTAAAGATGCCAACAAAGACATATATCAATTGGATGCACAGAGAATTAGAAATGGGGATTTAGGGAGAAATGATATACTTTGGAGTTCTTTGTTGACAGGAGCCATTAAAACCAACAGGCATGAGGTGGGCTTGACATTTTTTAGGACTCAAAACGCTGTAGTAGAAGCAACCAGCAGAATCTCCAGGGATCTTGAGGAGACTGGTCAGACTGCCTATCAGGATGTATTAACATATTCGCAGCGATCTATAACAAGTCCATCAATTTATGGAAAACATAACTTCAATAAAATATCATTGGAGTGGAATAATACATTCACATGGGCCAGGGTTTATGATCCTGATTATAGAGAGGCCCTTATTGCTGAGGTGGATCAGGTTGGTGAAGACGGCCAGCCACTATATTCAATTGATGGAGGTGATGGAGGCCGAGTAAGTCGATTTTGGAGAGATATGAATGAAAATAATGAGAGTGCACGAATTGATGCTACCTATGAGTTTCGTGATAATAACAAACTGAAATTTGGAGCAGCAGCGCTATTGAAGTGGAGAGAATTTGAAACATATGCATTTTCACTGCAAAATAAGGGTATCGTTCAAAATAATCCGGATTATCTGCTTCAAGAAGAAAATATTTGGAATGCGCAAACTGAAGAAGGTACATATATTCAGGGAGGATATGAAGCAGCAAACAATTATGATGCGCGATCAGCTGTATACTCAGCTTATGGTATGGGTGACATATTTTTACACAGTAGTGTGAGAGCCATATTTGGATTGAGAGTAGAACAGGCTTACATGAATTATACAGGTCAGGATAACTCTGGGATCATCGTATACGATGATGAAAGGACTCTGGATGAGCTAAACTTTTTGCCCTCTGTAAACTTTGTGTTTAGCCTGACTGATGATATGAATATTAGAACTTCATATGGTAGAACTGTGGCGCGTCCTTCATTTAGAGAAAAGTCTATAGCTCAAATTCTAGACCCCATTACTGGTATTAGATACAGCGGAAATATTGACTTGGAGCAAACAGATGTGGATAACTTTGATTTGAGGGTAGAGAACTTCTTTGGCAGAGACCAAATGATTGCAGTTTCTGGGTTCTATAAAAAGTTCTCAGGTCATATTGAGATGGTTCGTTTTCAGACAGAACCTACCGAGGTTACTTGGAGGAATATAGGAGGGAGCCAGGTTTATGGTATTGAAATTGAAGGTAGGAAAAGGCTAGGTTTCATAGAAGGGCTTTCAGCTGGTACAAATGTGACTCTGGCAGCTTCGAAAGTTGATATGACTGAAATTGTAGTTTTAGAAGATGGAGTGACAGGAGAAATTACTTCTGAATTTGAGTCAAGAGTAGAGCAGGCCAGAACGGGTGAAGATGTTGATGAAGATCGAGTTATGGCTGGCCAAGCCCCATTTTTGATCAACACTTACCTTAATTTTTCTGATGAAGAAGGAAATACTAATTTTAACTTATCCTATAATGTTCAAGGCGAGAGCCTGGCTGTTGTTGGTGTAGGACAGGTGCCAGATGTATATGTTAAACCTTTCCATAGCCTTAACCTAAATGCATCAAGAAAGATAGGCGCAAGCAAAAAGTCTCAACTTACATTGAGAGTAGATAACATTCTTGGAGATTCGAAAGATCAAGTTTGGAAAAATTATAAAGCAGATGAGCAAATATTTACGTCGTTTGATACAGGTAGAACATTTACGATAAAATATAGCTATAATTTCTAA
- a CDS encoding purine-nucleoside phosphorylase: protein MTIDQIKETAGFLKEKGFADPQVGVILGTGLGNQFVSKIKVEKEIAYKDIPHFPVATVEFHSGKLIYGEVNGKKVIAMHGRFHFYEGYNMKQVTFPVRVMKLLGIEYLLVSNAGGSMNPDWKKGDMMLLTDHINLLPDNPLIGPNLDELGPRFPDMSNPYDSALNATLEDIAIEKGITLNKGVYVAVSGPNLETRAEYRFLRNIGADVVGMSTVPEVIVANHMSLPCCAISVLTDDCDPDNLMPINIEEIIEAAGKAEPKLTELYIELITRL from the coding sequence ATGACAATTGACCAAATAAAGGAAACGGCAGGTTTTTTAAAGGAAAAAGGCTTCGCTGATCCTCAGGTAGGTGTAATTCTGGGCACCGGCCTGGGAAATCAGTTTGTTTCAAAGATAAAAGTAGAAAAAGAAATAGCCTACAAAGACATTCCCCATTTCCCTGTAGCAACTGTAGAGTTTCATAGCGGAAAGCTGATTTATGGAGAAGTAAACGGGAAAAAAGTGATAGCTATGCATGGCCGGTTCCACTTTTATGAAGGCTATAATATGAAGCAGGTTACCTTCCCTGTCAGGGTTATGAAACTATTGGGTATCGAATATTTACTGGTATCCAATGCCGGAGGTAGCATGAACCCTGACTGGAAGAAAGGAGATATGATGTTGCTGACTGACCATATTAATTTGCTACCTGATAACCCACTGATAGGTCCTAATCTCGATGAGTTGGGTCCCAGGTTTCCAGATATGAGCAATCCATATGATTCTGCACTAAATGCAACGCTGGAAGACATTGCGATTGAAAAAGGCATTACTCTCAACAAAGGCGTTTACGTGGCTGTATCCGGTCCCAATCTTGAAACCAGGGCAGAATACAGATTTTTAAGAAATATTGGTGCCGATGTAGTAGGTATGTCTACCGTGCCAGAAGTGATAGTAGCCAACCATATGAGTCTACCATGTTGTGCCATATCCGTGCTTACAGATGACTGTGATCCGGACAACCTGATGCCGATCAATATAGAAGAAATTATAGAAGCCGCGGGCAAAGCTGAGCCAAAACTGACTGAACTGTATATAGAACTGATAACGCGATTGTAA
- a CDS encoding DUF6340 family protein gives MLASCSTMVPVKKTSSPDIRLPLGKKEFLFISKFTADSLPFSNDNKVEVFRMGYNSFVRGLNAGYDSSRYYNITHLDSLVVRYAATEPGPPISKEKVREACLEHNANYFLSLNAYNLYFDQEVEVVKQEDGTKDRTAYYDLVVESYITMYDKDGEQLHQFHDERRIEHDKRSVISGLLAVGPSMGKADKNAVIISTELGRGFIQKFYPRAYFEQRQFYHTKVFKSAYKAYLMGDWDTVEAELLKLTESSKPEIAGKAAHNLAVLYENINRQDDMEYWRDKARDLLGEKLF, from the coding sequence ATGCTTGCTTCATGCAGTACTATGGTTCCTGTAAAAAAAACTTCGTCTCCCGATATTCGGTTACCATTGGGTAAAAAAGAGTTTTTGTTCATCAGCAAGTTTACTGCCGATAGTTTGCCGTTTAGCAACGACAACAAGGTCGAAGTTTTCCGGATGGGCTACAACAGTTTTGTTCGTGGTCTAAATGCAGGATATGATAGCAGCAGGTACTACAACATCACTCACCTGGACAGCCTGGTGGTGAGGTATGCCGCCACCGAACCCGGACCCCCGATAAGCAAAGAGAAAGTGAGGGAGGCCTGTTTGGAGCACAATGCAAATTATTTTCTCAGCCTGAATGCTTACAACTTATACTTTGACCAAGAGGTAGAGGTAGTAAAACAAGAGGACGGCACCAAGGATAGAACCGCTTATTATGACCTGGTGGTGGAATCTTATATTACCATGTATGACAAAGACGGAGAGCAGCTACACCAATTCCATGATGAGCGGAGAATAGAACACGATAAACGCTCTGTAATCAGTGGCTTGCTGGCAGTGGGACCTTCAATGGGGAAGGCTGATAAAAATGCTGTGATTATTTCTACCGAATTGGGAAGGGGTTTTATTCAAAAGTTTTACCCACGAGCCTATTTTGAACAACGTCAATTTTATCATACTAAGGTATTTAAAAGTGCATATAAAGCCTATCTCATGGGAGATTGGGATACTGTGGAAGCCGAACTGCTCAAGCTTACGGAATCATCAAAACCGGAAATAGCTGGTAAGGCGGCCCACAACCTTGCGGTACTGTATGAGAATATCAACCGGCAGGATGATATGGAGTATTGGAGGGATAAGGCGAGGGATTTGTTGGGGGAGAAATTATTCTGA
- a CDS encoding TIGR01777 family oxidoreductase → MSKNVLITGGTGLVGSRLTELLQEKGYRVRYLSRSPGKVNDVEAFAWDVTKKTIDTRAFDDVSYVIHLAGAGVAEQKWTDERKKVILASRTRSTALLKDTLRDHPNQVKTVISASAIGYYGFDNGDRWQKEGSRFGDDFLATVTKAWEAEADLMTELSIRVVKIRVGVVLSNQGGALKEIGKPVRFGLGAPLGSGDQYMSWIHIDDLCNIFIHAIENENMNGPYNGVAPNPVTNRDLTKSIAKVMGKPFFLPAVPGFALKLVLGQMAGMLLGSNRVSSEKIESEGFKFKYPEIKEALHDLLKN, encoded by the coding sequence ATGAGTAAAAATGTCCTTATAACAGGTGGCACCGGCCTGGTAGGTTCCAGGTTAACAGAGTTGTTGCAAGAAAAGGGTTATAGAGTCAGGTATTTAAGCCGATCGCCAGGAAAAGTTAATGATGTTGAGGCTTTTGCCTGGGATGTTACCAAAAAAACCATTGATACCCGGGCATTTGATGATGTCAGTTATGTTATTCATCTGGCAGGTGCAGGTGTTGCAGAACAGAAATGGACTGATGAAAGAAAAAAAGTCATTTTAGCGAGCCGCACAAGGTCTACAGCATTATTAAAGGATACTTTAAGAGATCATCCTAATCAAGTAAAGACGGTTATTTCAGCATCTGCAATAGGCTATTACGGCTTTGATAATGGTGACAGGTGGCAAAAGGAAGGAAGCCGTTTTGGAGATGACTTTTTGGCTACGGTAACCAAGGCATGGGAGGCAGAAGCAGATTTGATGACTGAATTGAGTATCCGGGTAGTGAAAATCCGGGTGGGGGTGGTACTAAGCAATCAGGGCGGGGCATTGAAGGAGATAGGAAAGCCCGTTAGGTTCGGTTTGGGAGCACCTCTTGGAAGTGGTGACCAATATATGAGCTGGATACATATCGATGATCTTTGCAACATTTTCATCCACGCTATAGAAAACGAAAATATGAATGGTCCTTACAATGGCGTTGCACCAAATCCGGTTACAAATAGAGACCTAACGAAATCAATAGCCAAGGTCATGGGTAAGCCGTTCTTTCTTCCTGCCGTACCTGGCTTTGCACTCAAACTGGTGCTGGGGCAAATGGCAGGCATGCTCCTGGGAAGTAACCGGGTTTCGTCAGAAAAGATTGAATCAGAAGGATTTAAATTTAAATATCCTGAAATAAAGGAAGCTCTTCATGATCTTTTAAAGAATTAA
- the arsS gene encoding arsenosugar biosynthesis radical SAM (seleno)protein ArsS (Some members of this family are selenoproteins.): protein MIKTLRSQNHSLASGQEQLRFLSNGIFGSDKLPTFREKIDTLGEFPLKPTNIEIFQVNVGYMCNQVCKHCHVDAGPDRKEIMGRETMQRCLDIMSKTNIHTLDLTGGAPEMNPDFRWFVEEAHKVGVKEVIVRSNLTIILANPKYHDLPEFFKKNGVRVVSSLPFYQPDKTDRQRGEGVFVKSIEALQMLNAVGYGKEGSGLYLDLVYNPGGAFLPGNQAELERDFKKELKNHYGIDFNSLFTITNLPISRFLDFLIRTENYEEYMEKLVNSFNPAAVKGVMCRNTISVDYDGYMYDCDFNQMLGLKVDKQAGQHINDFNLENLENRHIAISQHCYGCTAGAGSSCQGTVA, encoded by the coding sequence ATGATAAAAACATTAAGGTCACAAAATCACTCCCTTGCCAGTGGACAGGAACAGCTAAGGTTTTTGTCCAATGGCATTTTTGGAAGTGACAAGCTCCCTACATTCCGAGAAAAAATTGATACACTTGGCGAGTTTCCGCTAAAGCCGACAAACATAGAGATCTTTCAAGTGAATGTGGGTTATATGTGTAACCAGGTTTGTAAGCACTGCCATGTAGATGCTGGGCCTGACAGGAAGGAGATAATGGGACGGGAAACCATGCAGAGGTGCCTTGACATTATGAGCAAAACCAATATCCACACCCTGGACCTCACTGGTGGTGCTCCTGAAATGAATCCTGATTTCAGATGGTTTGTTGAAGAGGCCCATAAAGTAGGTGTTAAAGAAGTAATAGTTCGCTCTAACCTGACTATAATTCTTGCCAACCCTAAGTACCATGACCTTCCCGAATTCTTTAAGAAAAATGGCGTGAGGGTAGTTTCTTCCCTGCCGTTTTATCAGCCCGATAAAACTGATCGTCAGAGAGGGGAAGGGGTATTTGTTAAGTCGATTGAGGCATTGCAAATGCTTAATGCCGTGGGGTATGGCAAAGAAGGATCAGGCTTATACCTTGATTTGGTTTACAATCCGGGCGGGGCATTCCTTCCGGGCAACCAGGCAGAACTTGAGCGTGATTTCAAGAAGGAGCTGAAAAACCACTACGGAATAGATTTTAATAGCCTTTTTACCATCACCAACCTTCCTATAAGCCGGTTCCTTGATTTTCTGATCAGGACGGAGAACTATGAAGAGTATATGGAAAAACTGGTTAACTCTTTTAATCCGGCTGCGGTTAAAGGCGTTATGTGCCGCAATACCATTTCTGTTGATTATGACGGCTACATGTATGACTGTGATTTTAACCAAATGTTGGGGTTAAAAGTAGATAAGCAGGCTGGTCAGCATATCAATGATTTTAATCTTGAGAATCTTGAAAACCGTCATATTGCCATAAGTCAGCACTGCTATGGATGCACTGCAGGTGCGGGCTCAAGCTGTCAGGGTACAGTTGCATAA
- a CDS encoding arsenosugar biosynthesis-associated peroxidase-like protein gives MEKTYYDPADLKKFGDVADFQPELAKKFFDYYGDVFKDGALTAREKSLIALAVAHAVQCPYCIDAYTSDSLEKGATEQQMMEAVHVTTAIRGGASLVHGVQMMNKVKKLSM, from the coding sequence ATGGAAAAAACTTACTACGACCCCGCTGACCTAAAAAAATTTGGAGATGTAGCAGACTTTCAGCCAGAACTGGCCAAAAAATTTTTTGATTATTACGGAGACGTTTTTAAAGATGGAGCCCTCACCGCTCGGGAAAAATCCCTGATCGCCCTGGCAGTTGCCCACGCCGTACAATGCCCCTATTGTATTGACGCTTACACCTCCGATTCGCTCGAAAAAGGAGCTACTGAGCAGCAGATGATGGAAGCCGTGCATGTTACCACAGCCATTCGTGGAGGAGCTTCACTGGTTCATGGCGTACAGATGATGAATAAAGTCAAGAAGCTTAGCATGTAA
- the arsM gene encoding arsenosugar biosynthesis arsenite methyltransferase ArsM, with product METYLQTTKDVYKKAAENPDVGLCCTTTPVWQLPELQIPKKMLDMNYGCGSTVNPRDLVNDPTVLYVGVGGGMELLQFAYFSRRKAGVIGLDVVDEMLQASGENFKEAEKQNPWFRSEYIDLRKGDALDLPVEDASVDVAAQNCLFNIFTKEDLKKALTEMYRVLKPHGRLVLSDPICDQQMPENLQRDERLRALCLSGALPLKDYIQMITDIGFGTVEVRAKRPYRILSPKHYDTTENIFIESVEVCAIKDPMPEDGPCIFTGKTAIYYGMDEYFDDKKGHILMPNQPLAVCDKTAGALAALDRDDIFISNSTYFYDGGGCC from the coding sequence ATGGAGACTTATTTACAAACGACCAAAGATGTTTACAAAAAAGCCGCAGAAAACCCTGATGTAGGCCTCTGTTGTACCACCACACCGGTTTGGCAACTTCCGGAACTACAAATCCCTAAAAAGATGCTGGACATGAACTACGGCTGTGGCAGTACTGTAAATCCTCGTGACCTGGTCAATGATCCAACAGTTCTGTATGTAGGTGTAGGTGGAGGTATGGAGCTGTTGCAGTTTGCCTATTTCAGCCGACGTAAAGCCGGGGTCATAGGTCTGGATGTAGTGGATGAAATGCTACAAGCGAGCGGTGAAAACTTCAAGGAAGCTGAGAAGCAGAACCCATGGTTTAGGTCGGAGTATATTGACTTACGCAAAGGAGATGCGCTTGACTTGCCGGTAGAAGATGCCTCTGTAGATGTGGCCGCGCAAAATTGCCTGTTCAATATTTTTACTAAAGAAGATCTTAAAAAAGCTCTGACTGAAATGTACCGGGTACTAAAGCCTCATGGCAGATTGGTATTGTCCGATCCCATTTGCGATCAGCAAATGCCTGAAAATCTCCAAAGGGATGAGCGCCTGAGAGCGTTATGTCTTAGTGGTGCATTGCCTCTAAAAGATTATATCCAAATGATTACCGATATAGGCTTTGGTACAGTAGAGGTACGTGCTAAGCGGCCGTATCGTATCCTATCACCAAAACACTATGATACTACAGAAAACATTTTCATAGAAAGCGTAGAGGTATGCGCCATTAAAGACCCTATGCCGGAAGATGGCCCATGTATCTTTACGGGTAAAACGGCCATCTACTATGGTATGGATGAATATTTTGATGATAAAAAAGGTCACATTCTGATGCCCAATCAGCCCCTGGCGGTTTGTGACAAAACAGCCGGTGCATTGGCAGCTCTTGATAGGGACGATATTTTTATCTCAAACTCAACTTATTTTTACGACGGTGGCGGATGCTGCTAA
- a CDS encoding aldo/keto reductase, producing the protein MTQLRTISNSSLKLSSLVLGKWHINELTQAKLEGLINAALDVGITSFDHADIYGGYTCESIFGDWMKQNAGMRDKIQLVSKCGIKLIADERPVHRIKHYDTSKEHIINSAEQSLKNLQTDHIDLLLIHRPDPLMPPEEVSAAFSQLKKQGKVLHFGVSNFTNTQFELLSRYSDEPLVTNQIEISLFKSEVMFDGTLDYLMTHNINPMAWSPLGGRDNVMSLVGNQEVQRIATKYNVETGNLLLSWLLKHPCGIIPVIGTMNPERVRSSVESLAADLDREDWFELLELVRGYSIP; encoded by the coding sequence ATGACCCAGCTAAGAACTATATCAAACTCTTCATTAAAGCTTTCCTCTCTTGTATTAGGTAAATGGCATATCAATGAATTGACTCAGGCAAAACTTGAGGGATTAATCAATGCTGCCCTTGATGTCGGCATAACCAGCTTTGATCATGCCGATATTTATGGAGGCTATACCTGCGAAAGTATTTTTGGCGATTGGATGAAACAAAATGCAGGGATGAGGGATAAAATTCAACTCGTATCCAAATGTGGTATTAAGCTTATTGCAGATGAAAGGCCCGTCCACCGTATTAAGCACTACGATACCTCGAAAGAACATATCATCAATTCTGCTGAGCAATCACTTAAAAATCTCCAAACGGATCACATTGACCTGTTGCTGATCCACAGGCCTGATCCACTTATGCCGCCTGAAGAGGTTAGTGCAGCTTTTAGTCAGTTAAAAAAGCAGGGCAAAGTACTGCACTTCGGTGTTTCAAACTTTACTAACACACAATTTGAACTACTATCCAGGTACAGCGATGAGCCATTGGTCACTAACCAGATAGAGATATCCCTGTTTAAAAGTGAAGTTATGTTTGATGGCACATTGGATTATCTGATGACCCATAATATCAACCCTATGGCCTGGTCGCCTTTGGGTGGTCGGGATAATGTGATGTCTTTGGTTGGAAATCAGGAAGTACAACGAATTGCTACCAAATACAATGTGGAAACTGGGAATTTACTTCTTTCGTGGTTGTTAAAGCATCCATGTGGTATAATTCCCGTTATAGGCACTATGAATCCGGAAAGAGTCAGGTCTTCGGTAGAATCCCTGGCCGCTGACCTTGACAGGGAAGACTGGTTTGAGCTTCTTGAGCTTGTGAGAGGCTATTCTATTCCTTAG
- a CDS encoding lytic transglycosylase domain-containing protein, protein MKYFPHAISLLALILICSYIKYDSEQSQRSAVHAVPQQQQENYAFYKVDNPPAGEYAGYLNAVSLELPKELFFAGERVPLEIPDVRERLDRELHINTYWHSSTIFLMKRAHQWLPQIEKILAENGIPDDFKYLTAIEGGFVNAVSPANAVGFWQILESSGEENGLEITKEVDERYDPLKATEAACKYLKKAHRKFNNWTNAAASYNRGMAGLQRALDNQKVDSYYDLLLNEETSRYVFRILAIKEIIENPKKYGFNIDKRHLYDPEELRYVEIDHDIKDLVAFSKDQGINYKLLKRHNPWLREDHLDVKRDKTYRIAIPLNP, encoded by the coding sequence ATGAAATACTTTCCTCACGCCATTTCTTTACTTGCCCTCATATTGATATGTTCCTACATTAAATATGACAGTGAGCAATCTCAAAGATCCGCTGTACATGCTGTTCCTCAGCAGCAGCAGGAGAACTACGCATTTTACAAAGTTGACAATCCGCCCGCCGGAGAATACGCTGGCTATCTCAATGCAGTTTCATTAGAACTTCCAAAGGAATTGTTTTTTGCCGGAGAACGCGTACCACTGGAAATACCCGATGTAAGGGAGAGGCTGGACAGAGAGTTGCATATCAATACCTACTGGCATAGTAGTACTATATTTTTGATGAAAAGAGCCCACCAATGGCTACCTCAAATCGAGAAAATATTGGCCGAAAACGGTATTCCTGATGATTTTAAATACCTGACCGCCATTGAAGGGGGCTTCGTTAATGCCGTATCTCCGGCCAATGCGGTAGGTTTTTGGCAAATTCTGGAGTCATCCGGTGAGGAGAACGGGCTGGAAATCACGAAAGAAGTTGATGAGCGCTATGATCCGTTAAAAGCTACGGAAGCAGCATGTAAGTATTTGAAAAAAGCACATAGAAAATTTAATAACTGGACAAATGCTGCTGCCTCATATAACAGAGGTATGGCTGGCCTGCAAAGAGCTCTGGACAATCAGAAGGTAGACTCCTACTATGATCTTCTGCTTAATGAAGAAACTTCCAGGTATGTTTTTAGAATTCTTGCGATTAAGGAAATTATTGAAAACCCTAAAAAATATGGTTTTAACATTGATAAGAGGCACTTATACGACCCTGAAGAGTTACGATATGTTGAAATTGACCATGATATTAAAGACCTTGTTGCCTTTTCTAAAGATCAGGGTATAAATTATAAGCTATTGAAAAGGCATAACCCATGGTTGAGAGAGGATCACCTTGATGTAAAAAGAGATAAAACTTACCGCATAGCCATACCATTAAACCCATAG